The following coding sequences lie in one Changpingibacter yushuensis genomic window:
- a CDS encoding isochorismate synthase — protein sequence MLELFSRTIVPDSALPQEVWERLNPFHLLDSADPLLWWREGNWMVGRGRLLTLQFSGSDRFSDAASTWADLSSHVTSAVSASVQHVSESSNVIAQARVRAFSSFAFADESPTSSVIIVPELLVGHKDGQFWATRVWAAEDKAVEAHELELQVKTLAAAEIAPLPDPGIVLTASPQIREDHERAVAQALDLISRNQLSKVVLARTASAPAGEAFDARSVLANLARTYPTCWVYAVDGFFGASPETLVEVHSGHLHTRVLAGTQPRTSGDQIPVVSLMTDAKERNEHEFAVRSVVDVLDECATGSTVDGPKVLELPNVWHLATDITATLREADLLDVVGKLHPTAAVAGVPRTAALDAISALEIEDRGRYAGPVGWLDSSDDGEWAVGIRSAQLRGNTVTAWAGGGIVEGSVPADEFEETEAKLAPIRDALAE from the coding sequence GTGCTTGAATTGTTTTCACGGACCATCGTCCCGGATTCTGCGCTCCCGCAGGAGGTGTGGGAGCGCCTGAACCCCTTCCATCTCCTTGATTCTGCCGACCCATTGCTGTGGTGGCGTGAGGGCAACTGGATGGTTGGCCGCGGACGTTTGCTCACGCTTCAGTTCTCAGGTTCCGATCGTTTCTCGGATGCGGCGAGTACGTGGGCGGATCTCAGCAGCCACGTTACATCTGCCGTGAGTGCTTCGGTACAACACGTATCCGAATCATCTAACGTTATTGCGCAGGCCAGAGTCCGTGCATTCTCTAGCTTCGCCTTCGCTGACGAATCACCAACCAGCAGCGTCATTATCGTGCCGGAACTCCTTGTGGGTCACAAGGATGGTCAATTCTGGGCCACGCGCGTCTGGGCAGCGGAGGATAAGGCGGTCGAGGCACATGAGCTTGAGCTGCAGGTCAAGACGCTGGCGGCTGCAGAGATCGCGCCCCTGCCCGATCCGGGCATCGTGTTGACGGCAAGCCCACAAATCCGGGAGGATCACGAGCGTGCAGTGGCACAAGCTCTTGACCTGATCTCCCGGAACCAGCTTTCGAAGGTCGTGCTGGCTCGCACTGCGAGTGCACCGGCCGGCGAGGCGTTCGACGCACGGTCGGTACTGGCCAACCTCGCACGCACGTACCCTACATGTTGGGTATATGCAGTGGACGGGTTCTTTGGTGCCAGTCCCGAAACTTTGGTGGAGGTTCACTCAGGTCACCTTCATACGCGAGTCTTGGCAGGCACGCAGCCGCGCACTTCCGGAGATCAGATTCCAGTTGTCTCCCTGATGACGGATGCAAAGGAACGGAACGAACACGAGTTTGCCGTGCGAAGTGTTGTTGACGTCCTTGACGAGTGCGCTACAGGTTCCACCGTGGACGGCCCCAAGGTTTTGGAGTTGCCTAACGTGTGGCACCTAGCCACAGATATTACCGCCACATTGCGAGAAGCGGACCTACTCGACGTCGTCGGAAAACTACACCCGACCGCCGCCGTGGCGGGCGTCCCACGCACGGCCGCTTTGGATGCCATTAGCGCTTTGGAGATCGAGGATCGTGGACGTTACGCCGGTCCCGTTGGCTGGCTTGATTCTTCCGACGACGGCGAATGGGCAGTTGGTATTCGATCGGCGCAGCTTCGGGGCAACACTGTGACTGCATGGGCAGGAGGCGGAATCGTGGAGGGAAGCGTACCCGCTGACGAGTTCGAGGAAACCGAGGCTAAACTGGCGCCCATCCGTGACGCCTTGGCTGAATAA
- a CDS encoding (deoxy)nucleoside triphosphate pyrophosphohydrolase, translating into MASTRIVVGAAIVDSLHNPTQLLAAQRSYPPGLDGLWEFPGGKVEDGETPEAAIRREIHEELGAAIVLGARIASPSASGDWPLPGGNSYMRLWLAQIDPQGPHARAGSSHRQIRWIDADAAAALPWLPGDLQILPSLAKALQRCP; encoded by the coding sequence ATGGCGTCTACGCGGATCGTCGTCGGGGCAGCAATTGTTGACTCACTACACAATCCAACCCAACTACTTGCCGCACAACGCTCATACCCACCAGGCCTCGACGGATTATGGGAATTTCCCGGCGGAAAAGTCGAAGATGGGGAAACACCTGAAGCCGCTATCCGCCGCGAGATCCATGAAGAACTTGGCGCTGCCATTGTGCTGGGTGCCCGCATAGCCTCTCCCTCCGCCTCGGGCGATTGGCCACTGCCTGGAGGGAATAGCTACATGCGCCTCTGGCTCGCGCAGATTGATCCGCAAGGCCCACATGCAAGGGCCGGTTCGAGCCACAGGCAGATTCGTTGGATTGATGCCGACGCCGCCGCCGCGCTCCCGTGGCTCCCCGGCGACCTTCAGATTCTGCCGAGTCTTGCCAAGGCCCTCCAACGGTGCCCGTAG
- a CDS encoding YwiC-like family protein — protein MGRAQGTRPSRRARHSGWVPTYHGAWSMITIPPLVGIIEGGWRWVHLPFLATWWLGYFCFFAASLWLRSHGKRRYLRPVVVYGAASACFGMVTALSEPEILRWVPVFLPLVGLAAGAAWLRKDRSVWAGFVTVAAACLTLPVTWDIATAGTSGYATTPLVWLHTLLLFGYFAGTVLYVKTNIRERGSVRYLTASVAWHVSWLVLVIIFVLVSSTSATGFAHPLSAWNILVWAGLVVRSIGVPIYDARVRRVPVKAIGVGELVASALVAVALVV, from the coding sequence ATGGGGCGCGCACAAGGCACGCGTCCCAGCAGACGCGCCCGGCATTCGGGGTGGGTTCCCACCTACCACGGTGCTTGGAGCATGATTACTATCCCGCCGCTCGTTGGAATCATCGAAGGCGGCTGGCGTTGGGTGCATCTGCCATTCCTCGCCACCTGGTGGTTGGGCTACTTTTGCTTCTTCGCGGCTTCACTCTGGCTGCGGTCGCACGGCAAGCGGCGGTACCTCAGACCAGTCGTGGTGTATGGAGCGGCGTCCGCCTGCTTCGGAATGGTGACCGCACTCTCCGAACCTGAAATCCTGCGGTGGGTTCCCGTTTTTCTACCGCTCGTAGGGCTTGCGGCGGGGGCGGCATGGCTTCGAAAAGACCGTTCGGTGTGGGCCGGGTTCGTCACCGTGGCTGCAGCCTGCCTCACACTCCCAGTTACGTGGGACATCGCAACGGCAGGCACATCAGGTTACGCCACAACACCCCTAGTGTGGCTGCATACTCTATTGTTGTTCGGCTACTTCGCGGGCACAGTGCTTTACGTTAAGACGAACATCCGCGAACGCGGTTCAGTTCGATACCTCACCGCTTCTGTAGCGTGGCACGTTTCTTGGTTAGTACTTGTCATCATCTTTGTTCTTGTATCCAGTACCAGTGCCACCGGCTTTGCACACCCGCTCTCTGCGTGGAACATTCTGGTATGGGCAGGGCTCGTAGTTCGCTCCATCGGAGTCCCAATATATGACGCGCGGGTGCGGCGAGTTCCCGTTAAGGCAATCGGTGTGGGTGAGCTGGTTGCCTCAGCCCTTGTAGCTGTGGCATTAGTCGTGTGA
- a CDS encoding histidinol-phosphate transaminase, whose product MENADQMWFRPEVLSLPAYVPGKKGSRDDVIKLASNETPFPALPQVQAVIAACAGDLNRYPDMYAGRLVSDIAAFCEWPDDGIVVGNGSTAIIEKILQAVVTPGGEVVLPWRSFEAYPIAIQSAGGVSVKVPLRHDGGHDLRAMVGAITSNTRAILLCSPNNPTGVSLTHTEVQAFLAEVPPTIPVILDEAYIDFVEMADKVNSRELLLAYENLVVLHTFSKAYGLAGLRCGYALTCPAMAAGLRAISTPFGVNALAQAAASAALRSQPLVREQVEVIKAERTKFVAALKVQGWNVPDSQANFLWLALGEHSAMFEELCNEEGVTVRRFGSEGVRVSVAEPRGSLRVLRALQRLRQA is encoded by the coding sequence ATGGAGAATGCTGACCAGATGTGGTTCCGTCCAGAAGTGCTTTCACTGCCCGCTTATGTCCCTGGCAAGAAGGGTTCTAGGGACGACGTCATAAAGCTGGCTTCGAATGAGACACCGTTTCCCGCACTTCCGCAGGTTCAGGCCGTTATTGCAGCTTGTGCGGGCGATCTCAACCGGTACCCGGACATGTACGCTGGACGGTTGGTTTCCGATATCGCAGCGTTTTGTGAATGGCCAGACGATGGCATTGTGGTGGGCAACGGTTCCACCGCGATCATTGAGAAGATTCTTCAAGCCGTTGTGACTCCAGGTGGAGAGGTCGTGCTGCCATGGAGGTCATTCGAGGCGTATCCAATTGCCATTCAAAGTGCAGGCGGTGTATCGGTCAAGGTGCCGCTCAGGCATGATGGTGGCCACGATCTTCGGGCGATGGTTGGTGCGATCACATCCAACACGCGTGCGATCTTGCTGTGCTCTCCAAACAACCCAACCGGAGTCTCGCTCACCCACACGGAGGTCCAAGCATTCCTTGCAGAGGTTCCGCCAACTATTCCGGTCATTCTTGACGAGGCATACATTGATTTCGTCGAGATGGCAGACAAGGTCAACTCACGTGAGCTACTGCTGGCCTATGAGAACCTTGTTGTTCTCCATACCTTCTCTAAAGCATATGGGCTGGCGGGATTGCGGTGCGGGTATGCACTCACATGCCCAGCGATGGCCGCGGGGCTACGTGCCATTTCGACGCCCTTCGGTGTGAATGCGTTGGCGCAGGCGGCTGCGAGTGCAGCACTGCGCTCGCAGCCGCTGGTCCGCGAGCAGGTTGAGGTGATCAAGGCCGAACGGACGAAGTTTGTGGCTGCACTGAAGGTGCAGGGCTGGAACGTGCCAGACTCTCAGGCAAACTTCTTGTGGCTTGCGCTGGGGGAGCACTCCGCTATGTTCGAGGAGCTGTGCAACGAGGAAGGCGTGACTGTTCGCCGTTTCGGATCTGAAGGCGTTCGCGTAAGCGTGGCGGAGCCACGTGGCTCGCTTCGCGTGCTCCGTGCTCTTCAGCGCCTCCGCCAAGCTTGA
- a CDS encoding HdeD family acid-resistance protein, with product MSTPTEEPIDALQLAAERLTTSAIKVVRSLLAFTGIVAVAMGIILLVWPGKTMKVVAVLMGVYFLVIAVMRLWAGITAKGLPAGWRILDLFMALLLLLGGVFMVRNSALAGATLVLAIVIVVGVLWIFEGVLALVESGKHPNSGWSIAFGLLSILAGIIVIATPSWSAAALFVFTGVMLVITGITAIFRAVRFGKEALAALD from the coding sequence ATGAGTACACCTACTGAAGAACCGATCGACGCGCTCCAGCTTGCGGCTGAGCGCCTCACTACTTCCGCTATCAAAGTTGTCCGTTCATTGCTTGCCTTCACAGGCATCGTGGCGGTGGCGATGGGCATCATCCTGCTCGTATGGCCAGGAAAAACAATGAAGGTAGTTGCCGTACTCATGGGTGTCTATTTCCTTGTCATCGCGGTGATGAGGTTGTGGGCAGGGATCACCGCCAAAGGACTTCCTGCAGGTTGGCGAATCCTCGATCTCTTCATGGCCCTACTGCTGCTCCTTGGAGGAGTATTCATGGTTCGCAACAGTGCTCTGGCCGGAGCGACGCTTGTGCTCGCAATTGTCATCGTGGTGGGCGTGCTGTGGATCTTTGAAGGAGTCTTGGCACTGGTCGAATCGGGCAAGCATCCAAATTCCGGCTGGTCGATTGCCTTCGGTTTGCTCTCAATCCTTGCCGGCATCATCGTGATAGCCACCCCGTCGTGGTCAGCTGCGGCCCTTTTCGTTTTCACTGGCGTCATGCTGGTCATCACAGGTATCACAGCCATCTTCCGCGCCGTGCGGTTCGGAAAAGAAGCCCTAGCGGCACTCGACTGA
- a CDS encoding phage holin family protein — MKFIVRAVVNAFALWVCVQFLTGVSLSASGTQTQLIIYYLIAGVIMAVINVLVRPIFVVLSIPLYIVTLGLFFIVINALMLLLTSWATSHLDIGIVVDSFGWAIIGGILIGIVNVVVDWILPENVRR, encoded by the coding sequence ATGAAGTTCATCGTGCGTGCCGTTGTTAATGCCTTCGCCTTGTGGGTCTGTGTCCAGTTCCTGACTGGAGTCAGCCTCAGCGCGTCAGGCACGCAGACTCAGCTCATCATCTACTACCTCATAGCCGGCGTCATCATGGCGGTTATCAATGTGCTAGTGCGCCCGATCTTTGTGGTGCTCTCTATCCCTCTCTACATTGTGACGCTCGGTTTGTTCTTCATTGTGATCAATGCACTGATGCTTCTGCTCACTTCATGGGCCACGAGCCACCTGGACATAGGGATAGTTGTGGACAGCTTCGGTTGGGCCATAATCGGCGGAATCCTCATTGGTATCGTCAACGTCGTCGTCGACTGGATACTCCCGGAGAACGTGCGCCGGTAG
- the purB gene encoding adenylosuccinate lyase, with the protein MSFVSLADVQPPIALGPLDGRYRGAAAVLVDYLSEAALNRARVLVEVEWIIFLCKNKALPGAPVLTDDDVAYLRSMWETFGADEIAELAAIEAETRHDVKAVEYFLKRRLDSAEESMGHPTTLTDLHEMVHIFCTSEDINNLSYAVVIKGAMETVWVPAAQALTQQLVDLANANAHLPMLSHTHGQTATPTTLGKEMGVFAARLNRQLRRIRATEYLGKINGATGTFGAHAVSVPGTDWPTISRGFVEGLGLVWNPLTTQIEPHDWQADLYGDIAHFNRIAHNIATDFWTYISMDYFHQNLAAQGSTGSSTMPHKVNPIRFENAEANFEISSALLESLASTLVTSRMQRDLTDSTTQRNIGVGIGHSLLAIDNLRRGITGVDPNPTRLAEDLNNSWEVLGEPIQQAMRAAQIAGATGMANPYERLKELTRGRSVTASDMREFILGLGLPSELEARLVELTPATYVGLAPQLVREFLSNTQA; encoded by the coding sequence ATGAGCTTTGTTTCGCTTGCAGATGTCCAGCCTCCCATCGCCCTTGGTCCGCTTGACGGCCGTTACCGCGGTGCCGCCGCGGTGTTAGTTGACTACCTTTCCGAAGCCGCACTCAACCGCGCCCGCGTACTCGTAGAGGTCGAATGGATCATCTTCCTGTGCAAGAACAAAGCTCTGCCCGGCGCTCCCGTTTTGACCGACGACGACGTCGCCTACCTCCGTTCAATGTGGGAGACCTTCGGGGCGGACGAAATCGCTGAACTCGCCGCAATCGAGGCGGAAACCCGCCACGACGTCAAAGCCGTTGAGTACTTCCTGAAGCGGCGCCTTGACAGCGCCGAAGAATCCATGGGGCACCCAACCACATTGACCGATCTCCACGAGATGGTGCATATCTTCTGCACCAGCGAAGACATCAACAACCTTTCCTATGCCGTGGTTATCAAGGGCGCTATGGAGACCGTGTGGGTTCCGGCCGCCCAAGCGCTCACACAGCAACTCGTGGATCTAGCCAACGCCAACGCGCATCTACCCATGCTCTCCCACACGCATGGCCAGACTGCTACACCCACCACTCTCGGCAAGGAAATGGGCGTGTTTGCAGCGCGTCTCAATCGTCAGCTGCGCCGCATCCGCGCCACTGAGTACCTTGGAAAGATCAACGGCGCCACAGGCACATTTGGCGCCCATGCAGTCTCCGTGCCCGGTACTGACTGGCCTACAATCTCGCGAGGATTCGTTGAGGGGCTGGGGTTGGTATGGAACCCGTTGACAACCCAGATTGAGCCGCACGACTGGCAGGCAGACCTATATGGCGATATCGCGCACTTCAACCGCATTGCGCACAACATCGCCACTGACTTCTGGACCTACATTTCGATGGACTACTTCCACCAGAACCTAGCCGCCCAGGGCTCAACTGGCTCTTCAACAATGCCCCACAAGGTCAACCCGATTCGCTTTGAGAACGCGGAAGCAAACTTCGAGATATCTTCGGCACTTCTCGAATCACTTGCTTCCACGCTGGTCACGTCCCGAATGCAGCGCGATCTTACCGATTCCACTACCCAGCGCAATATTGGTGTAGGCATTGGCCATTCACTTCTGGCCATCGACAACCTCCGCCGCGGCATCACCGGTGTGGATCCAAACCCCACGCGTCTCGCTGAAGACCTGAACAACTCGTGGGAGGTTTTGGGCGAACCCATCCAGCAGGCGATGCGGGCTGCCCAGATTGCGGGAGCAACCGGGATGGCTAACCCGTATGAACGGCTCAAGGAGCTCACACGTGGGCGCTCCGTCACAGCATCTGATATGCGTGAGTTCATTCTGGGCCTCGGGCTTCCCTCAGAACTTGAAGCTCGCCTTGTTGAACTGACGCCCGCCACCTATGTGGGTCTTGCTCCCCAATTGGTGAGAGAATTCCTTTCCAACACACAAGCCTGA
- a CDS encoding DedA family protein — protein sequence MEALGGIGAASLIALENLFPPLPSEIILPLAGFTAGTGASFTVLEAILWCTGGSVFGAWLLYGLGALLGRDRTRRILTALPLMKAADVYRTEVWFEKYGQWTVFFGRMIPIFRSLISLPAGVTRMSPVLFTALTATGSLIWNSVLIYAGYLLGANWHVVETYVGTLSKVVIVVVVIAAIVWIALRIRNNRAMVARAEHSTPGHLAQIEAEPRDTPHAQTPHTEQENPND from the coding sequence ATGGAAGCACTGGGCGGAATCGGCGCAGCCTCCCTTATCGCACTGGAGAATCTCTTCCCACCGCTGCCCTCAGAAATCATACTTCCCTTGGCTGGTTTCACTGCTGGAACAGGCGCTTCGTTCACGGTGCTCGAAGCAATCCTGTGGTGCACGGGCGGATCGGTGTTCGGAGCATGGCTCCTCTACGGGCTTGGCGCGCTGCTTGGACGGGATCGCACACGCAGGATCCTCACCGCTCTTCCGCTGATGAAGGCCGCAGATGTGTACCGCACGGAAGTGTGGTTTGAGAAGTATGGTCAGTGGACTGTCTTCTTTGGAAGAATGATCCCCATCTTTCGCTCGCTCATATCGCTTCCAGCCGGAGTGACGCGCATGAGCCCTGTCCTCTTCACCGCGTTGACCGCAACCGGCTCACTCATCTGGAACAGCGTACTCATCTATGCTGGCTACTTATTAGGTGCCAACTGGCACGTGGTGGAAACGTACGTGGGCACGTTGTCCAAGGTAGTCATCGTCGTCGTCGTTATCGCTGCCATAGTGTGGATTGCCCTGCGCATACGCAACAACCGCGCAATGGTCGCTAGAGCTGAGCACTCAACCCCGGGGCACCTGGCACAAATCGAGGCAGAGCCACGCGATACGCCCCACGCGCAGACGCCCCATACTGAGCAAGAGAATCCAAACGACTAG
- a CDS encoding lysylphosphatidylglycerol synthase transmembrane domain-containing protein, translating into MKEEDRVPEAREGSSTEPTHPPALSTPVPAPRRNVLLIDEAVRWVRRPRDLAGAGLFLLAIISVMVLAIYGSATTLAITRDVRSATQKILETVLFIPINVIEGLLSFFLPLILLIDLVWHRQWRTLVSAVASSGSAVVIAYGMLWLFEKYFPISPLTQQLSDSIDEQANINLIPYVAVIAALLTVASSHKAWRISSWGWPLLIFALVVSVLKGNQTLPGALITVFLGCLCGLLARYIAGDVPERSTGAHLVNIVRRAGIDVTQIVRIDKLPEDSPLYAWRTITEAPLGYVDRYGLEQIRQILKDTEEMAQSGLLDRPQDPPTDGGELLVGGVVDDGEALPRPDESEPESAIHRKKAKSGYVSFRLDPEVDPDRLSDALKEKWHPPISVAASRNYIVTDVHGTAYIAGLIDTDQHIMGVLASMWNRLTLTIGSQRPQRTIEESADRVVMMELAATHAGLAPERNLRVASGTNSMLVTYKLRGETAFHAMTDAPLDATLDETWAILQKAHQRGFCHGNVGPRSVVMHDGHVEILNWERGSLAASELTRRIDMAQAIALMASHAGVERAVASAQRCLPLDQMISLAPALQAAVIPHETMARFSSKKEFQRLRDSLTESVPATGEVQPLQLRRFSPRTVITLSIGLVAVYLLLASINIEELRDTISQAVPAWMVFSFIAGMFSYVGASLVLKAYTAENLNFKTTTIVQLAASVVALVAPAGIGPAALNLRFLQKNKVATPVAIATVSLVQVAQFVTTVALLVLLGLATGDVGSFAVPSGTILVVVACVAVVAAAFVLVTPLRKWASEKIRPTIDQIWPRLVWLGTHPIRFFYGFCGSVLQSVAYVAAFGGALAAFGHSLPVVTLAVTYLVSNSVGSVVPSPGGIGPVEAALTVGLTAAGVPYSIAFSTALLFRVLTFWIRIPLGWLALNWCQRRNVV; encoded by the coding sequence GTGAAAGAAGAGGACCGCGTGCCCGAAGCACGAGAAGGCTCATCCACCGAGCCCACCCACCCTCCCGCGCTTTCGACACCCGTTCCAGCGCCACGGCGTAACGTACTGCTGATTGATGAAGCCGTGCGTTGGGTGCGGCGTCCCCGTGACCTTGCTGGCGCCGGGTTGTTCCTCCTCGCAATCATTTCCGTGATGGTTCTGGCGATTTACGGATCGGCCACCACTTTGGCGATCACACGGGACGTTCGCAGCGCTACTCAGAAGATTCTTGAAACGGTTCTCTTCATTCCCATCAATGTGATTGAAGGCCTCCTTAGCTTCTTCTTGCCGCTCATTCTTCTCATTGACCTTGTTTGGCACCGCCAGTGGAGGACTCTGGTATCTGCCGTTGCCTCTTCAGGTTCCGCAGTTGTTATTGCCTACGGCATGTTGTGGCTCTTCGAGAAGTACTTCCCCATCTCGCCACTGACACAGCAACTCTCTGACTCTATTGACGAGCAGGCAAACATCAACCTTATCCCCTACGTGGCGGTCATCGCGGCCCTACTCACAGTGGCCAGTTCTCACAAGGCGTGGCGGATCAGTTCGTGGGGTTGGCCTTTACTCATATTCGCCTTAGTTGTATCGGTGCTCAAGGGCAATCAGACCCTACCTGGCGCTCTCATCACGGTGTTTCTCGGCTGCTTGTGCGGGCTTCTGGCTCGCTACATCGCGGGAGATGTTCCCGAACGGAGCACCGGGGCTCACCTCGTCAACATCGTTCGCAGAGCCGGAATTGACGTAACTCAGATCGTTCGAATAGACAAGCTGCCGGAGGATTCTCCGCTCTACGCTTGGCGAACGATCACCGAAGCCCCGTTGGGCTATGTAGATAGATATGGGCTCGAACAGATCCGCCAAATCCTCAAGGACACAGAGGAGATGGCCCAATCAGGCCTCCTTGATCGTCCGCAGGATCCTCCAACTGATGGTGGGGAACTCCTAGTTGGCGGCGTCGTCGACGACGGCGAAGCACTCCCACGGCCGGACGAATCCGAGCCCGAATCTGCCATCCATCGCAAGAAGGCGAAGTCTGGATACGTTTCCTTCCGGCTCGATCCAGAGGTGGATCCAGATCGCCTCTCAGATGCCCTCAAGGAAAAATGGCATCCGCCAATCAGCGTCGCTGCGTCCAGGAACTACATCGTGACAGACGTCCACGGCACTGCCTACATCGCTGGCCTCATCGACACCGATCAACACATCATGGGCGTTCTGGCGTCGATGTGGAACAGGCTCACTCTGACCATCGGATCGCAGCGTCCCCAACGCACCATCGAAGAAAGCGCTGACCGCGTGGTCATGATGGAACTTGCCGCAACTCACGCGGGCCTCGCGCCTGAACGCAACCTGCGCGTGGCAAGTGGCACCAACTCTATGCTCGTGACCTACAAACTTCGGGGAGAGACGGCCTTCCATGCTATGACGGACGCTCCTCTCGATGCCACCCTGGATGAGACATGGGCCATTCTTCAAAAAGCACACCAACGCGGTTTCTGCCACGGAAATGTTGGTCCTCGCAGCGTAGTGATGCACGATGGGCATGTTGAGATACTGAACTGGGAGCGCGGTTCCCTCGCGGCATCTGAACTGACCCGACGCATCGATATGGCCCAGGCGATAGCCCTCATGGCTAGCCACGCTGGCGTCGAGCGCGCCGTAGCATCCGCGCAGCGCTGCCTGCCCCTCGATCAGATGATCTCGCTCGCGCCCGCGCTGCAGGCTGCCGTCATCCCCCATGAAACGATGGCGAGATTCTCCAGCAAGAAGGAGTTCCAGCGCCTGCGCGATTCGCTGACTGAATCCGTACCTGCCACTGGCGAAGTGCAGCCACTTCAGTTGCGCAGATTCTCCCCACGAACCGTCATTACCCTGTCCATTGGGTTGGTGGCCGTCTACTTGCTCCTCGCCTCCATCAATATCGAGGAACTGCGCGACACCATCTCGCAGGCGGTTCCCGCATGGATGGTCTTCTCGTTTATCGCGGGAATGTTCTCCTATGTGGGTGCCAGTCTCGTTCTCAAGGCGTACACGGCAGAGAATCTCAACTTCAAGACCACCACCATTGTTCAACTCGCAGCATCCGTGGTGGCACTGGTAGCGCCCGCCGGTATTGGACCAGCGGCTCTCAACCTCCGCTTCCTCCAGAAGAACAAGGTTGCAACGCCTGTTGCGATAGCGACGGTTTCACTTGTGCAAGTGGCGCAGTTTGTCACAACAGTGGCACTTCTGGTTCTGCTGGGACTCGCCACCGGCGATGTCGGTTCATTCGCAGTGCCGTCCGGGACCATCTTGGTAGTGGTCGCGTGTGTGGCCGTGGTGGCTGCGGCTTTTGTACTCGTCACGCCGCTCAGGAAGTGGGCTTCTGAGAAGATCCGGCCAACCATAGACCAGATCTGGCCTCGGCTGGTATGGCTAGGAACCCATCCCATTCGGTTCTTCTACGGATTCTGTGGATCCGTTCTTCAAAGCGTGGCGTACGTTGCTGCATTTGGCGGCGCGTTAGCTGCCTTCGGTCATAGCTTGCCCGTAGTAACTCTGGCCGTCACGTATCTGGTTTCGAACTCCGTGGGTTCCGTGGTTCCTTCTCCCGGTGGCATCGGTCCAGTTGAAGCTGCTCTGACGGTTGGCCTCACAGCTGCGGGTGTTCCATACTCCATTGCATTCTCCACTGCGCTACTGTTCCGTGTACTCACCTTCTGGATCCGCATTCCGCTGGGCTGGCTGGCGCTGAACTGGTGCCAGAGACGAAACGTGGTGTGA